CGTTGCGTCAGGCTGACGTCACAGCGCGGTTCAATAAGCTAACCTAACTTACGGTTCGCGACCGTTAGATCGCGCATCGTTTCCCCGCCTGTCAGATGCGTCCAGATGCGAAAGATTGCCATAACATCACTTTCCTGATTGATTTCATCAGCATGTGTTTCGCTTAACTTCATCACAGGCACATCGTTGTTTTCTTGGATCATTTGTAAACCCTCTCGGCAATCGCGTTGACTGCCCCCACGTTAAGAAATTGACCGTAGATATCTTTCTAAATTCCTAATGAGGGTCATGTTCATCTCTGGCATTTAATATAATCTCATACCAGTTATTCGCCGCATCGACGGCGTGTTGGAGTACAGGCCTATGTTGTTACGCGTAACTGATCTCGTCAAAACGTACTCTGGTCCGGATGGCCCTTTGCCGATCCTGAATGGAATCAGCATGGAAATGAATGCAGGTGCAACGCTTGCTTTAACCGGTGAGTCCGGTTCAGGGAAAAGCACGCTTTTGCATCTGGTGGGCGGGTTGGATCAACCTGACACGGGGTTAGTTGAGATTGATGGAACGGACATTGGAGCGTTGGATGATGCGACACGTGCCGCCGTTCGACGCGACAAGGTTGGTGTCGTGTTCCAACAGTTCAATCTTATCCCCTCGCTTACGGTCGCCTCCAACATAGCGTTTCAAGCGCGCCTTGGCGGACGCGAGGATAAGACATGGATCAAAGACCTCGCCACGCGCATGGGTCTTTCGGAACAGATGTCCAAGTACCCTGAGCAGCTCTCAGGCGGGCAGCAACAGCGCGTTGCAATTGCACGAACACTGGCCGCACGCCCCGCGCTGATCTTGGCGGATGAGCCCACCGGTAACCTAGATGAAATCACTGCAGATTCAGTATTGAACCTTATGCTGGAACTGGCCGCTGAAACAAAGGCAGCACTACTTATGGTGACCCACTCGGAACGCTTAGCTGCACGAATGGATCGCCGGTTGCACCTGCGAGCAGGTCGCGTGGCATGACGAAAGCGGGACTACAGGCACTGTTATCCCATTGGCTGCGCAACCCGATGCAGCTTTTCACATTGATCGTTGGGCTGTCGCTTGCAACGGCGCTTTGGTCTGGCGTGCAGGCGGTAAACGCCGAAGCGCGGGCCAGTTATGATGCTGCGGCGCAAACTTTGGGCGAAGGACAATTCGCGCAGATCACGTCAGCCGATGGTGTAATTCCACAAGCTGATTACATTCGTTTGCGGCGTGCTGGGTGGTTGGTCAGCCCCGTTGTCGAAGGGCGCCTCGACGGGGTGCGCTTGATCGGCCTGGATCCGCTAACATCTCCAAGTGGAATGGCGCCTATGGGCGTTCGTGACGAAAGCCTATCGACTGATGTTCTCATCGGCGGCGTTTTGTTTGCTACGCAAGAGACGTTCGATCGGTTGGAAGGTCATGATGTGTCGCACATCGTGACACCCGATGCGGCCCCGAATGTTATCATCACGGACGTCGGGACAACACAACGGCTTCTCGGTTTGGAAAACACGCTTAGCCGCCTCCTCGTGTCACCTGTGCAACCGGTTGTGCAAACTCCAATAAGCGAGGTCACCCCGACCCTAACCTTACGCGCCCCTCAAGACGGATCTGACGTCGGCAGGCTTACAGACAGCTTCCACCTTAACCTCACAGCATTTGGTTTGTTGTCTTTTGCTGTTGGCATTTTCATCGTGCACGGCGCAATCGGTTTGGCGTTTGAACAACGCCGCCCTGTTATTCGAACGCTTCGTGCGCTGGGCTTCCCTTTGCGTCGCTTGATCGCTCTGATCGCGATCGAATTACTGGTGATTTCGCTTGTAGCAGGCGTAATCGGTATCGGGCTTGGCTACATTGTTGCAGCTGCACTTTTGCCCGATGTCGCAGCGACGATTTCCGGCCTGTACGGAGAATCCGTGTCCGGCACGTTGCAACTACGACCTGAGTGGTGGTTGTCCGGCTTAATGATCGCTGTTGGCGGGACGTGCATGGCGGCTGCAGCGTCTCTGTTCCAACTCGCACGCATGCCATTGCTTGCCTCGGCGCGGCCGCGCGCATGGGCGATGCAAGCGGGCAGGGGGCGACTATATCAGGCAATCCTCGCGGTTGCGTTGTTGATACTCGCCGTGTTTTTGGGTGCAGTTGGAAACGGCCTCGCGGCGGGTTTCGGTATGCTCGCCGCGCTGTTGATCGGCGCAGCTTTGGCGCTTCCTGTGATCCTTGATCGCATACTTGCATTTGGTGCGTCGCGGGCAAGGTCTGTCATGGCTGAGTGGTTCTGGGCGGACACACGCCAGCAGCTTCCGGGGTTGTCGTTGGCGTTGATGGCACTTTTGTTAGCCATGGCTGCAAACGTGGGTGTGTCGACGATGGTGAGCAGTTTCCGTCTAACGTTCACGGGTTTCCTAGACCAACGGCTTGCGTCTGAATTTTACGTCTATGCCGATGACGCTGATCAGGCGGCGGCGTTGCAAACCTACTTAGTACCGCGGGTTGACCAAGTTCTGCCAATCCAATCGGCCAACCAAAACGTGCGCGGTTTGCCTTCAGAAATCTATGGCCCAACCGCGCACTCCACCTACCGCGAAAACTGGCTATTCCTCCAAGCAGCCCCAGAGGCATGGGCACAGATTGAGGCGGGCGAGGGCGCCGCGATAAACGAGCAACTCGCTCGACGCGCCGACGTAGCCATCGGCGATGAAATCACTTTGGCCGGCGAGCCGTTTCCTGTCCTTGGAATATATGGCGATTACGGCAACCCAATCGGCCAGGTCATCGTAACCGAAATTGCATTCAACCGACTATTCCCCGAGATTAGGCCGCTGCGTTTTGGGGTTCGGATGGATACTGCTAATGTACCTGCCTTGGCGGACGCATTGCGCGAAGACTTCGGCCTTGAGGACGCAAACATGGTGAACCAAGCGGGGATCAAGGCCTTCTCTCTCAGCGTTTTCGACCGGACCTTTACGGTAACGGGTGCGCTGAATGTGCTGACCCTCGCCGTTGCTGGTTTTGCGATCCTGATGAGCCTTCTGACACTTGCCACCATGCGCCTGCCACAACTTGCCCCCGTTTGGGCACAAGGTCTTACACGGGCGCAGCTGGGGCGCATTGAGATCATCCGCGCTGTTTTGCTGGCGCTCCTTACTACGGTCCTTGCTCTCCCGCTCGGTCTCGCACTTGCATGGACGCTGCTGGCAATCGTGAACGTCGAAGCGTTCGGTTGGCGTCTGCCGATGTTCCTGTTTCCATTGGATTACGCGCGCCTTGCGATATTTGCAGTCGGTGCAGCAGTTCTTGCGGCCCTTTGGCCAGCGCGAAAACTCGCCAGAACGCGCCCTTCAGACCTTCTCAAGGTGTTTTCAAATGAACGTTAAAATTCTTCTGGTGCTCCTTTGGCCTTTCGCTGCGTCTGCCCAAGGCTTCGCTGGGCTCGGGACATCCACTGATGGCTTCGCCACACCTGAAAGCCCTGCGGTCTTTGACTTTAGCGCCGATCACGAGCCGCACCCCGATTACCGAATTGAATGGTGGTATCTAACTGCCAATCTTCAGGACGATGATGGGACGCACTACGGCCTGCAATGGACACTGTTTCGCACCGCTTTGACCCCTGATGGGGGCGACGGTTGGTCGTCGCCACAGTTGTGGATGGGGCATGCCGCCGTCACCACGCCAATTGATCACTACGTTACAGAACGCCTTGCACGCGGCGGGATCGGGCAGGCGGGCGTGACCACCGCCCCGTTTGAAGCGTGGATTGATGACTGGCAACTTTCCGGACCTGATTTCGACAATCTCAACATGACGGCGAGCGGGCCAGATTTTGCCTATGACATGGACCTGATCGCATTGGGC
This Octadecabacter temperatus DNA region includes the following protein-coding sequences:
- a CDS encoding ABC transporter ATP-binding protein — its product is MLLRVTDLVKTYSGPDGPLPILNGISMEMNAGATLALTGESGSGKSTLLHLVGGLDQPDTGLVEIDGTDIGALDDATRAAVRRDKVGVVFQQFNLIPSLTVASNIAFQARLGGREDKTWIKDLATRMGLSEQMSKYPEQLSGGQQQRVAIARTLAARPALILADEPTGNLDEITADSVLNLMLELAAETKAALLMVTHSERLAARMDRRLHLRAGRVA
- a CDS encoding ABC transporter permease, whose translation is MTKAGLQALLSHWLRNPMQLFTLIVGLSLATALWSGVQAVNAEARASYDAAAQTLGEGQFAQITSADGVIPQADYIRLRRAGWLVSPVVEGRLDGVRLIGLDPLTSPSGMAPMGVRDESLSTDVLIGGVLFATQETFDRLEGHDVSHIVTPDAAPNVIITDVGTTQRLLGLENTLSRLLVSPVQPVVQTPISEVTPTLTLRAPQDGSDVGRLTDSFHLNLTAFGLLSFAVGIFIVHGAIGLAFEQRRPVIRTLRALGFPLRRLIALIAIELLVISLVAGVIGIGLGYIVAAALLPDVAATISGLYGESVSGTLQLRPEWWLSGLMIAVGGTCMAAAASLFQLARMPLLASARPRAWAMQAGRGRLYQAILAVALLILAVFLGAVGNGLAAGFGMLAALLIGAALALPVILDRILAFGASRARSVMAEWFWADTRQQLPGLSLALMALLLAMAANVGVSTMVSSFRLTFTGFLDQRLASEFYVYADDADQAAALQTYLVPRVDQVLPIQSANQNVRGLPSEIYGPTAHSTYRENWLFLQAAPEAWAQIEAGEGAAINEQLARRADVAIGDEITLAGEPFPVLGIYGDYGNPIGQVIVTEIAFNRLFPEIRPLRFGVRMDTANVPALADALREDFGLEDANMVNQAGIKAFSLSVFDRTFTVTGALNVLTLAVAGFAILMSLLTLATMRLPQLAPVWAQGLTRAQLGRIEIIRAVLLALLTTVLALPLGLALAWTLLAIVNVEAFGWRLPMFLFPLDYARLAIFAVGAAVLAALWPARKLARTRPSDLLKVFSNER